The Sulfurospirillum tamanense DNA segment TTCAGCGATGCGCGACTGGGGCGAAGGGTGGGTGCTTAAGAATTCGGGTGGTGTGCTTTGCGACACTTTGGCCATTTTTTCCCACACGCGCACCGCGCCTTTTGGGTCATAGCCCGCACGTGCGGCTAGTTCAAGGCCGATGATGTCTGACTCGCGTTCGTGCTCACGGCTATAGGGCAACGTGATGGTATAGTGGGTTGCCATGTCTGCTAGCTTCATCACTTCACCCGAAGCACCCGTGGCTTTTTGCACCGCAAAGAGGCCAATCTGGCGCAACTGGTCTTGGGAAGCACGCTCGCGGCTGTGTTCGCGCAAGGCATGGGCCATTTCGTGCCCCATGATGGCGGCGACTTCGTGGTCATCAAGCTTTAGCTGGTCTAAAATACCCGTGTAAAAAGCAATCTTTCCCCCAGGCATACACCACGCATTAAGCGTGTCTTCGGTGATGAGATTCACTTCCCACGCCCACTGGGTGGCATCTTGGCGAAACACGCCCACGTGTGCCACAAGGCGCTTGGCGATGGTGCGCAAGCGCTCCACTTGGGCCTTGTTTTGGTTGAGTTTGCCCTCTTCTTTGGCTTTGCCAAGCACTTGGGCGTACGCTTCGTCGGCCCCTGCTTGCATTTGTGCTGAAGAGACGAGCATGAGTTGCCCACGGTTTACGCCTAGTGCGCCTCCTTGGGTGGAGCTTGCCACACATCCTGTCAGTAAAACGCCTGCCACTACTGCTACTAATCCCTGCCAAATGCGCATCTGCTTTCTCCTTAATTTTTATAGAGTTCTTGCAGAACTCCTAATACGCTTTTGAAGCAAAGCTCCAAAAGCTACGCTAACGCTGAGTTTCCCTCGGCGGGAAGCCCACCGCACCCTTGGTGCTTTTTCTTCTTGCAAAAACCCTTACATGTAAAGGATTAGTCGTTTAAGTAATAGACCACCGTAGAAACCACCCGCACGGTTTTGATGTGAGGGGTGTTTTTGTCGCGGTCGCTGATGCTAAACTGCCCTTGGGAAGCGGCTTTGATTTTGCCTAGCTTGCTTTGGGAATCATCCGCAAAGGTTTGGGCTGAGGCGCGCGCACTAAGCGTGGCTTCTTTGAGCATGGCAGGTTTGACCGCGTTGAGTTGCGTAAATAAGTACTCCACGCGGTTTTCGTACATATCGGACTTAAAGGTCACTCCCTGCTTGCCAAGCTCCCCAATACGCACCATCGCCCCTCTGGCTTTGGCAACTTGGGTGCTGTAGAGAGAAAGAGTTTGGTTGAGGATGTAGCGGTACCCGCCCTCATTTTGGCCGTATTGGTTACTGAGGCGGTCAAACACCACGGGCGCACTCACCGTAAGCTCTTCAGTACTAAACCCTTCGGACTCCAAAAAGCTTTTGACCAGTTTTGTATCGCGCTCTAATTCTTGGTAGAGCTTGGCCAAATCATCGCCCGCGCGGGTAAATTGGATGGGCCAAATAACCACATCGGCTTCCACTTCCGTCTCTGCCAAGCCCTTCACCGAAACAGTACGCTCCAACTGTTTGTATTTGACCACACTGCTACCAAGTCCCATTCCAAGGGCCCCTGCACTTAAAAGTAAAAATAACCCCAACACAAATGCGGAAGATTGTTGCATCACACACTCCTCTTAATGTAAAAAAATCAAGCTCATGAGCGGAATGCTCACGAGGGAAAACAAGGTACTCAAAAGCACCGCAAAGGAAGCCTTTTCGGGCGCGGCTTTGAGCAACACCGCCATGGAGACGGCATTGGCCGCTAAGGGCACCACGGCGAAGATAAACATGACTTTATACAGCGCGTCATTGAGCAAGCCAAGCCACGTTTGGTCAAGGTAAATAAGCCCAAACACCACCAACGGCCACACCACAAACTTGGTCACAAAGGTCATGCCCACAAAGGTAAAATCCATCCCCTTTTCCCGCACGCCCTTAAGGCCCATGCCTACCATCATCATCCCTAAAATGGCAAAAGTTCCCTTAAAATACTCCATAAAATCCATCAACGATTCGGAAGGAAACCACCCCATGTAGTTGCACACAAGTCCCAAGTGCATGGCGTACAGCGAAGGCAACCGCGCCACTTTGAGAAGGCTTTGTCTAAAGGTATACTGCCCGCGCGCGATGATGTAAAACCCGATGGTGCTCTCGTACAGCAAGGAAGCGAGCATGGTGAAAATGTACAAGTTGGCCACTTCTGGCTCAAAAAGTAGCATCGCCAAAGGGATGCCAAAGTAACCCGTGTTTCCCGTTCCTGCACTAAAAGCAAAGATATTGCGCGTGGCGTCCTCCCAAAAAAACTTCCCCACCCAGTAGAAAAAAAGGCACAACGCCGCGCTCACCCCAAACATGAACCACGGAAACCCGAGCACTTCAAGGCTGATGGTCACGTTCAAACTGGCCGCAAACACCACCACAGGCGAAATGATATAAATAAGCAAAGGCGCGATAGACTCACGGGCTACATGCAACCCCCGCGAAGCGATGTACCCCAACCCAATCATCCCATAAAGCGGAAAGATTTTCCCCACCAAACCCATAAAAATACCAAACACACGAACTCCTTGTAAAAGGGAGATTATACTCCAAAATAGTGCGATTGCTAAATAGCCACTCTTTCTCTACTACGGCTTACCAATCACCTTTACATGTAAAGATTCAAAAAAGCACTTAAGGCCTTTTTGGGTACAATCCCCTTGAAACCTAACGCAATACGAGGCACCCATGACACTTACCCATCTTGATGAAAAAGACCACCCCAAAATGGTCGATGTTTCCGACAAAACTCCCACCACCCGCGTAGCAATCGCCAGTGGCACCATCACCATGAGCCAAGAAGCCTACGATGTGGTCGTCAACGAAAAAGCCAAAAAAGGCCCCGTCTTGCAAACGGCCATCATCGCAGCCATTCAAGGCACCAAACGCACGCCCGAACTCATTCCCATGTGCCACCCTTTGCTTCTGAGTTCCATTCACTGTGACGTGGAAGAATTGCCCGCACTTCCTGGCTTTAAGCTCAGCGTCACTGCCAAACTCACCGGTCAAACGGGCGTAGAAATGGAAGCGCTCACAGGGACAAGCATCGGCCTTCTTACCATCTACGACATGGTTAAAGCCATCGACAAAGGCATGGTCATCTCCAACGTCCAACTCGAATTCAAAAGCGGAGGAAAAAGTGGCAACTACGTGCGATCTTAACCTCGCCAACAAGGAAGTCCACATTGACTACCCTTGCCACTGGGAATACAAGGTCATCGTCCACGCCCATGTGGATGTCAAAGCACCCCTCGCCCAAATACTCGAAACGAGGGAATACAGTTTAACCTTGTCCAACAACTCCAAAGCAGGCACTTACACTAGCTACAGCGCGCGCGTCTTGGTCACAAGCCACGAAGAGCGCAAAGCCCTTTTTAGCGCGCTAAAAGCCCACCCTTCCATCAAATACGTTCTATAAGGAGCACCCATGGAATCCGTTCAAACCATCTTTGCCAATTCTCTTAAAGAAAACAAAACCAACCCCGCCCTTCCTAACCTTGTGGAAGAGTTAACCTTTGAGCTTTCCCGCAAAAAACTCCAACGCCTCAAAGACCCTGCCCACATCCAAAAACGCGTTGGCGAGCTTTTTTGCCTTTACAGCCATGTGTTAAAAGAAGAAGGATTGGACACACCCAAACTCTTTACATGTAGCATTGATGGCCTCATTAAAGCCGCCAGTTTTGATGAGAGCGAATTGCTTTTTAAGCGCATCTACGAAAAAGAACAACTGGAAAAACTCATCGCGGGACAAAAAAACAGCATCAAAATGTTGATTGCTTCCACCTACGCAACACTGGAAGAAACCATCGATGTGACAGAACACAATGCGCCACTTTTCATCGCCTTACACGACTCCAAATTGCGCGGGATTGAGATGTTAGGCATCCTCAAAGAAACCACCCAAGAAGCCTTACTTACTACCATTGAAAAAGGCAGTGACATCGAAGACACCGCCGCAGAAATCACCAAAACCATCTCCTATCAAGCCATCAACGAAGGAGAGTTTACAAAGCAACGCTTTTTAGATGTTGCCAAGGCCATCATTGGCGTTGCCGTAGAAATTGCCGACACCGACCAAGCCTTTGCCAAAGAGTTGTTACATGGCTGTGTGCATGGCACCAAAGAAGGGATCGCCAAAGCGGTAGAAAAGTTTAAACACGATTTGAAATTTACCCCCGAAGAAGTCGAGGCGCTTCTTGGCAGAGAACTTTCTGAAACCAAAAAAGAACTGCTTAAGGTCGACGAAGAATACATCGCCATGCTTCGCTCATGCGCAAGCCAAAGCAATGGCGTTTCCAAAACCATCCTTGAAGAAATTTTAAACGAAGAGCTCGACACTGCCTTTGCTAAAATGCAACGCATTACCCATGAAGCCGCAGAGGCTATCAGCGACCGCATCGAAGAGATGCGCGAAAATGCTTCACACTTTGAAAAAGATTTCAAAGAACGTGCCTCCAAGCGGTTTGATGGACTTAAAAAAGAAGTGGAAGAACTAGAAAAAAAAGCGAGTGAACGCATGGAGAGTCTGCGCAACAACCCAAAAGCCAAAGAAGCAAAACGCCTAGGCGAACGCGCGTGGGAAGTGGCTAAAAGCATCACAGAAGGCGCCATCAAAGGGGCGAAAGACGCCATGAAAAAAGAGACGAAGTAGGGTTTCCTACCGCGTCTCTTTTGTGACCACCAAAAGCGCGTGAATCATCCCTGGGATGAAAAAAAGCAAGGTTAAAATAAGATTTAACCAAAACGTAGGCATGATGCCTTTTTTTAAAAACACGGCCACAGGTGGCAAAAAGACCGCCAGAATAATAATCACTAATCGGCTCATTGGATTCCTTGTGCATTGATAAGTACGGCGCGATCCGCGATGAACCGTACTTTGATATTTTTAGAAACATTGCCCCACACACAACTGCTCGCCTCACCGACACTGTCGCAAGAGTTAGGTTTTCCAAGAACAGCAACAACGGCATCATAGCTCATCCCAACCCGCAAGCTGTCGTAATTGTCCTTGTTTACTTTAGAGCATCCCAGAAACACCAACAGTGAAAAAAGCAAGATAAAAGTCCTCA contains these protein-coding regions:
- the moaC gene encoding cyclic pyranopterin monophosphate synthase MoaC; the encoded protein is MTLTHLDEKDHPKMVDVSDKTPTTRVAIASGTITMSQEAYDVVVNEKAKKGPVLQTAIIAAIQGTKRTPELIPMCHPLLLSSIHCDVEELPALPGFKLSVTAKLTGQTGVEMEALTGTSIGLLTIYDMVKAIDKGMVISNVQLEFKSGGKSGNYVRS
- a CDS encoding DUF3862 domain-containing protein, with amino-acid sequence MRTFILLFSLLVFLGCSKVNKDNYDSLRVGMSYDAVVAVLGKPNSCDSVGEASSCVWGNVSKNIKVRFIADRAVLINAQGIQ
- a CDS encoding DUF6781 family protein, which translates into the protein MESVQTIFANSLKENKTNPALPNLVEELTFELSRKKLQRLKDPAHIQKRVGELFCLYSHVLKEEGLDTPKLFTCSIDGLIKAASFDESELLFKRIYEKEQLEKLIAGQKNSIKMLIASTYATLEETIDVTEHNAPLFIALHDSKLRGIEMLGILKETTQEALLTTIEKGSDIEDTAAEITKTISYQAINEGEFTKQRFLDVAKAIIGVAVEIADTDQAFAKELLHGCVHGTKEGIAKAVEKFKHDLKFTPEEVEALLGRELSETKKELLKVDEEYIAMLRSCASQSNGVSKTILEEILNEELDTAFAKMQRITHEAAEAISDRIEEMRENASHFEKDFKERASKRFDGLKKEVEELEKKASERMESLRNNPKAKEAKRLGERAWEVAKSITEGAIKGAKDAMKKETK
- a CDS encoding M48 family metallopeptidase: MRIWQGLVAVVAGVLLTGCVASSTQGGALGVNRGQLMLVSSAQMQAGADEAYAQVLGKAKEEGKLNQNKAQVERLRTIAKRLVAHVGVFRQDATQWAWEVNLITEDTLNAWCMPGGKIAFYTGILDQLKLDDHEVAAIMGHEMAHALREHSRERASQDQLRQIGLFAVQKATGASGEVMKLADMATHYTITLPYSREHERESDIIGLELAARAGYDPKGAVRVWEKMAKVSQSTPPEFLSTHPSPQSRIAELQQAAARVMPLYEKAPKP
- a CDS encoding HP0495 family protein → MATTCDLNLANKEVHIDYPCHWEYKVIVHAHVDVKAPLAQILETREYSLTLSNNSKAGTYTSYSARVLVTSHEERKALFSALKAHPSIKYVL
- a CDS encoding AEC family transporter, with protein sequence MFGIFMGLVGKIFPLYGMIGLGYIASRGLHVARESIAPLLIYIISPVVVFAASLNVTISLEVLGFPWFMFGVSAALCLFFYWVGKFFWEDATRNIFAFSAGTGNTGYFGIPLAMLLFEPEVANLYIFTMLASLLYESTIGFYIIARGQYTFRQSLLKVARLPSLYAMHLGLVCNYMGWFPSESLMDFMEYFKGTFAILGMMMVGMGLKGVREKGMDFTFVGMTFVTKFVVWPLVVFGLIYLDQTWLGLLNDALYKVMFIFAVVPLAANAVSMAVLLKAAPEKASFAVLLSTLFSLVSIPLMSLIFLH
- a CDS encoding SIMPL domain-containing protein, which gives rise to MQQSSAFVLGLFLLLSAGALGMGLGSSVVKYKQLERTVSVKGLAETEVEADVVIWPIQFTRAGDDLAKLYQELERDTKLVKSFLESEGFSTEELTVSAPVVFDRLSNQYGQNEGGYRYILNQTLSLYSTQVAKARGAMVRIGELGKQGVTFKSDMYENRVEYLFTQLNAVKPAMLKEATLSARASAQTFADDSQSKLGKIKAASQGQFSISDRDKNTPHIKTVRVVSTVVYYLND
- a CDS encoding YqaE/Pmp3 family membrane protein, which translates into the protein MSRLVIIILAVFLPPVAVFLKKGIMPTFWLNLILTLLFFIPGMIHALLVVTKETR